Proteins from one Sabethes cyaneus chromosome 2, idSabCyanKW18_F2, whole genome shotgun sequence genomic window:
- the LOC128737558 gene encoding actin-related protein 5, with translation MSLFDIEDIKVKPDIVCTYPDPTVPANAAIIIDNGSYQCRAGWASKESPSLSFKNVLAKPRKDRSKKDAELTVQPAVQIGNDIANIEAVRFQLRTQFDRNVVTHFHIQEQIFDYLFGKLGINTNGSIKHPVLLTECVANPNYSRSLMAELMFECYGIPGISYGVDSLFSFRTNSSVKDGLVISCGYHATHVIPILNGRMIEDKVRRINLGGFNMINFMFRLLQLKYPVHVNAITLSRAETMIHTYCSVAYDYLESLKNWACLEYYDQNVIKIQLPYNQAASAPVLTAEQRVEKRKELSRRLAEINLRKREEKLAQDNILLSRMIAAEENLDDDNVSLTLQEFGVNNTEELKKSIVTLKDRVTKATQKMNAPQNSQEEEKPRFLQPPSNMTIPEWVQETRRKRDEILDRKQSRKQRRQDLAKRRTAAAQERMRIISHLAKKEKGVDDFGMRDEDWDVYKSISRDGDSDSEAENEKLIECEEILKQHDSSYVEPTTSVGNIAEFHQLHIGVERIRVPEILFQPSIIGIHEAGLAGTIDYVLKLFPRKDLDKMIGNILLTGGCANIRGFKERLTRELQQLLPFQSVFKLQVASNPTMDGWKGASQFAMSEQFRQSLITRQMYDEFGGEYFKEHSASNYYCQTPSNSELNESFN, from the exons atgaGTCTGTTCGACATCGAAGATATTAAAGTGAAGCCGGACATTGTTTGTACCTATCCGGATCCGACGGTACCCGCCAATGCAGCAATTATAATTGATAACGGATCGTACCAGTGCCGAGCCGGTTGGGCTTCGAAGGAGTCGCCTTCGCTGAGTTTCAAAAACGTATTGGCTAAGCCAAGGAAAGACCGCAGCAAGAAGGATGCAGAATTAACGGTTCAACCAGCGGTgcaaattggaaatgatatTGCCAACATTGAGGCGGTGCGGTTTCAGCTCAGGACACAGTTCGATCGAAATGTGGTAACTCACTTCCatattcaggaacaaatttttgatTACCTCTTTGGTAAGCTGGGAATAAATACCAACGGCAGTATAAAACATCCAGTCTTATTAACGGAATGTGTTGCTAATCCTAACTACAGCCGAAGTCTAATGGCGGAGCTAATGTTCGAGTGTTACGGAATTCCAGGAATTTCGTATGGCGTTGATAGTTTATTCAGTTTTCGGACGAACAGCTCCGTGAAGGATGGACTAGTTATTTCATGTGGATATCACGCTACTCATGTCATACCAATTCTTAATGGGCGGATGATAGAAGATAAGGTTCGCAGAATCAACCTAGGAGGTTTCAATATGATCAACTTTATGTTCCGATTGCTGCAACTAAAGTACCCTGTCCACGTGAATGCAATAACATTAAGCCGTGCAGAAACAATGATTCACACTTACTGTTCTGTTGCTTATGATTATCTTGAGTCGTTGAAAAACTGGGCCTGCTTGGAATACTACGATCAGAATgtaatcaaaattcaacttcCTTATAATCAAGCAGCATCGGCTCCGGTGTTAACAGCAGAACAGAGAGTAGAGAAACGGAAGGAGTTATCCCGAAGACTGGCCGAAATCAACTTACGTAAAAGGGAAGAAAAGCTTGCCCAGGATAACATACTTCTGTCTCGCATGATTGCGGCGGAGGAAAATTTGGACGATGACAATGTGTCGCTAACTTTACAGGAATTCGGGGTGAACAATACTGAAGAACTAAAAAAATCTATAGTCACGCTAAAG GATCGTGTCACCAAAGCTACGCAAAAAATGAACGCGCCACAGAACTCACAAGAGGAGGAAAAACCACGGTTTTTGCAACCGCCTTCCAATATGACTATTCCTGAGTGGGTTCAGGAAACTCGCAGAAAACGAGACGAAATTTTGGATCGCAAACAGTCTCGTAAGCAGCGGCGACAAGATCTAGCAAAACGCAGAACTGCTGCTGCTCAAGAACGTATGCGAATCATTTCTCATTTAGCCAAGAAAGAGAAAGGTGTGGACGACTTCGGTATGCGAGATGAAGATTGGGACGTGTACAAATCTATAAGTCGCGATGGTGATAGCGATAGTGAAGCTGAAAATGAAAAACTTATAGAGTGTGAAGAAATTCTCAAACAACATGACAGCAGCTACGTTGAACCCACGACGTCAGTGGGAAATATCGCAGAATTCCATCAACTCCATATTGGAGTAGAACGTATTCGTGTGCCGGAAATTCTCTTTCAACCTAGCATCATTGGAATTCATGAAGCCGGCCTCGCCGGTACAATTGATTATGTGCTAAAATTGTTCCCTCGGAAGGACCTAGATAAAATGATTGGAAACATACTACTGACAGGTGGATGTGCAAACATCCGAGGTTTCAAAGAACGATTGACTCGTGAGTTGCAGCAGCTTTTACCATTTCAATCTGTATTTAAGCTTCAAGTTGCTTCGAATCCTACTATGGATGGCTGGAAAGGTGCCAGTCAATTTGCTATGAGCGAGCAGTTTAGGCAATCCCTCATTACGAGGCAGATGTACGACGAATTCGGTGGAGAGTATTTTAAAGAACACTCGGCTAGCAATTACTACTGTCAAACACCTTCTAATTCGGAGTTAAATGAAAGTTTTAACTGA